In Helicobacter colisuis, one genomic interval encodes:
- a CDS encoding thioredoxin family protein: MMNQLTKETFANETKEGVCLVAVGAPWCPDCKKIEPIMGMLMQEYAGKVKFCMVMADEQEALKDELNVRRIPTLIFFKNGVEVSERLVEPNSKPMIEDALKKALEA, translated from the coding sequence ATGATGAATCAATTAACTAAAGAAACTTTTGCTAACGAAACAAAAGAAGGAGTTTGCCTTGTAGCCGTGGGTGCGCCTTGGTGTCCTGACTGCAAAAAAATCGAACCTATTATGGGAATGCTTATGCAAGAATATGCTGGTAAGGTAAAATTCTGTATGGTAATGGCAGATGAACAAGAAGCACTAAAAGATGAGCTTAATGTTCGCCGAATCCCCACTTTGATTTTCTTTAAAAATGGTGTGGAAGTGAGTGAAAGACTAGTTGAACCAAACTCTAAACCAATGATTGAAGATGCTCTTAAAAAAGCTCTTGAAGCATAA